In the genome of Meles meles chromosome 4, mMelMel3.1 paternal haplotype, whole genome shotgun sequence, one region contains:
- the LOC123940378 gene encoding olfactory receptor 5H2-like → METKNATELEEFVLTGLTYQPEWQIPLFLVFLVIYLITIVGNLGLIALICNDPHLHIPMYLFLGSLAFVDAWISSTVSSKILVNFFSKSKMISLSECMVQFFSFTTGATTECFLLATMAYDRYVAICRPLLYPVIMTYRLSMQLLVSSFVGGLLHALIHIGFLFRLTFCNTNIIHHFYCDIMPLFKISCTDPSINILIVFIFSGSIQMLTILIVLISYTLVLFTILKKKSLQGIRKAFSTCGAHLLSVSLYYGPLLFMYVRPGSAQSNDQDMMDSLFYTVIIPFLNPMIYSLRNKKVIDSMRKMLKRNA, encoded by the coding sequence ATGGAAACTAAAAATGCAACAGAGTTGGAAGAATTTGTTCTCACAGGACTCACATATCAACCAGAGTGGCAGATTCCCTTGTTTCTGGTGTTCTTGGTTATATATCTCATCACCATTGTGGGGAACCTTGGTCTGATTGCTCTTATCTGCAATGACCCTCACCTTCACATCCCCATGTACTTATTTCTTGGGAGTCTGGCATTTGTGGATGCATGGATATCATCCACAGTATCCTCCAAGATATTGGTTAACTTTTTTTCCAAGAGCAAGatgatctctctttctgaatGCATGGTACAGTTTTTTTCCTTTACGACTGGTGCAACCACAGAATGTTTTCTGCTGGCAACTATGGCATATGATCGCTATGTGGCTATATGCAGGCCTTTACTTTATCCAGTAATTATGACTTACAGACTATCCATGCAACTGTTGGTTTCATCATTTGTAGGTGGCCTTCTTCATGCCTTAATTCATATAGGCTTTTTATTCAGATTAACCTTCTGTAATACTAACATAATACATCACTTTTACTGTGACATCATgccattatttaaaatttcttgtacTGATCCTTCTATTAATATTctcatagtatttattttttctgggtCAATTCAGATGCTCACTATTCTGATTGTTCTTATATCTTACACATTAGTTCTCTTTACAATCCTAAAAAAGAAGTCTCTACAAGGCATAAGGAAAGCATTTTCCACCTGTGGAGCCCATCTCTTATCTGTCTCTCTGTACTATGGCCCCCTTCTCTTCATGTATGTGCGCCCTGGATCTGCACAGTCTAATGACCAAGATATGATGGATTCTCTATTTTACACTGTCATAATTCCTTTCTTAAATCCAATGATTTATAGCCTGAGAAATAAGAAAGTCATAGATTCAATGAGAAAAATGTTGAAGCGAAATGCTTAG